A DNA window from Paenibacillus andongensis contains the following coding sequences:
- a CDS encoding ABC transporter substrate-binding protein — protein sequence MKKKAKLATLSLVTVMLTGVIAGCSSSKNEGSSGAAASPASSTNPSSATKDSYEIAIAIPAFGAAPKDTQAVQDEINKITKAKINATVKIMPISIGAWSQQMNLMTSGREKLDLFFEFGAGYSPDVATGKIVAIDSLLDKYGDGIKKQIDPAYLSSVKIEGKTYGVPVYKDYTSGVPGVLMRKDLVDKYKINVASIKTIDDLDQVYKTIKDNEPTIVPLGAGLSVPSDFYVWYDKLGDRLGVLPGYDNGLKVVNLFETKEYEDYLNKVHSWAKAGYINKDAATTQANASDLLKADKAFSYFIGLRPGNLESETRANGKELVFAPLMPNIYATTSSTQSGLWTISANSANPERVMMLMNLMYTDKDLANLFVYGIEGKHYVKVSDNAIDYPAGIDSKTVGYSIQSWIYANPSIAYLMKSDLQAMWKLTAEANQKATKSKALGFTFNSEPVKNEVIALKNVTDQYAKGLESGTLDPAEKLPDFRAKLKAAGIDKVIAEKQKQLEAWAAANKQK from the coding sequence CCCGAGCAGTGCTACGAAAGACTCCTATGAGATTGCAATTGCCATTCCGGCATTCGGAGCAGCACCTAAGGATACCCAAGCGGTACAAGATGAAATTAACAAAATCACAAAGGCCAAAATCAATGCAACAGTAAAAATTATGCCGATCAGTATCGGGGCCTGGTCGCAACAAATGAATTTGATGACTTCTGGCCGTGAGAAACTGGATTTGTTCTTTGAATTTGGTGCGGGGTACAGCCCCGATGTGGCAACAGGAAAAATAGTCGCGATCGACAGTCTGCTCGATAAGTATGGCGACGGTATCAAAAAGCAGATCGATCCCGCCTATCTTTCTAGCGTTAAAATTGAAGGAAAAACCTATGGAGTGCCTGTCTATAAGGATTACACGTCAGGGGTTCCCGGGGTACTTATGCGGAAAGATTTAGTGGATAAGTACAAAATTAATGTAGCATCCATCAAGACGATTGATGACCTGGATCAAGTGTACAAGACAATTAAGGATAATGAGCCAACTATCGTTCCGCTCGGAGCTGGGCTATCTGTGCCGTCGGATTTTTATGTTTGGTATGATAAACTGGGGGACCGTTTGGGCGTGTTGCCTGGATATGACAATGGTCTAAAGGTCGTGAACTTGTTTGAGACCAAAGAGTATGAAGACTACTTGAACAAGGTTCATAGTTGGGCTAAGGCGGGATATATCAATAAGGATGCCGCGACAACGCAAGCTAACGCCTCTGATTTATTGAAAGCAGACAAGGCATTTTCTTATTTCATCGGTCTTAGACCGGGCAACTTGGAATCTGAAACCCGAGCGAATGGCAAAGAGCTCGTTTTTGCACCATTAATGCCTAATATTTATGCGACTACTTCCAGTACGCAATCGGGATTGTGGACGATATCCGCTAATTCTGCCAACCCTGAACGCGTCATGATGCTCATGAATTTGATGTACACGGATAAGGATCTTGCTAATTTGTTTGTATATGGTATTGAAGGGAAGCATTATGTGAAAGTGTCGGATAATGCGATCGATTACCCTGCCGGTATTGATTCGAAGACGGTTGGATATTCGATTCAAAGTTGGATATACGCTAATCCATCCATCGCATATCTGATGAAGTCAGACTTGCAGGCAATGTGGAAATTGACTGCAGAAGCCAATCAAAAAGCGACCAAATCAAAAGCACTCGGCTTCACATTCAATTCGGAGCCTGTCAAAAATGAGGTTATTGCTCTTAAAAACGTAACAGATCAGTATGCGAAGGGGTTGGAGTCAGGAACGCTCGACCCGGCCGAAAAGTTACCCGATTTCAGAGCTAAACTGAAAGCCGCGGGTATCGATAAAGTTATTGCTGAGAAGCAAAAGCAGCTTGAGGCTTGGGCGGCTGCAAACAAACAAAAATAA
- a CDS encoding glycoside hydrolase family 43 protein gives MADSTIQYSNPVIPGFHPDPSVCRVGADFYLVTSTFEYFPGVPIFHSRDLVHWKQIGHCLTRQSQLDLEGCRSSMGIYAPTIRFHNGRFYMITTNVKMFRNFYVWAEKPEGPWSEPIWPEWPSVDPSLFFDEDGRVYITGTGGFFGDEPKGIYQAEIDLESGKLLSERRLIWQGTGGKSAEGPHLYRVNGKYFLMIAEGGTEYGHMVTIARSNSPYGPFESNPDNPILTHRSSGSSIQATGHADLVQLEDGSWWAVFLGIRPVSVPFSGRHHHLGRETFLAPVTWSADGWPVIGQGGRIAEKMDAGTLPLVVDETPTPDVDDFNSNRLQLEWNFLRNPQDADWSLEERPGWLTLRGSAVTLNDIGSPAFIGRRQQHFRCSVSTLMSFEPVEEGEEAGLTVYMNERFHYEIALTCGANGRRQVILRRRIGSLWKVEMEEEFEGSDIILGLEADPAKYSFYYSSPNGERKPFGSGECALLSTEVAGGFTGVYFGLYATGNGKSCTVPAAFDWFQYTPTM, from the coding sequence ATGGCTGATTCGACTATTCAATATTCAAACCCGGTAATCCCGGGCTTCCACCCCGATCCGAGTGTTTGTCGGGTAGGTGCAGATTTTTATCTGGTCACAAGTACATTTGAATATTTTCCGGGCGTCCCGATCTTTCATAGCCGAGATCTCGTTCATTGGAAGCAGATTGGACATTGCCTCACCCGCCAAAGCCAGTTAGATTTAGAAGGCTGTAGAAGTTCAATGGGCATTTATGCGCCAACCATTCGTTTCCATAACGGACGATTCTATATGATTACAACGAATGTTAAAATGTTTCGCAATTTCTATGTTTGGGCGGAAAAGCCAGAGGGACCATGGTCCGAGCCGATTTGGCCGGAATGGCCGAGTGTAGATCCATCCCTGTTTTTTGATGAAGATGGGCGCGTCTATATTACAGGAACTGGCGGATTCTTTGGGGATGAGCCGAAGGGGATATATCAAGCGGAAATCGACCTGGAGTCCGGAAAACTGTTATCCGAACGACGTCTCATCTGGCAAGGCACGGGCGGAAAATCTGCGGAAGGCCCGCATCTGTATCGGGTTAACGGGAAGTATTTTTTGATGATTGCAGAGGGAGGAACCGAGTATGGTCACATGGTTACGATCGCAAGGAGCAATTCGCCATACGGACCGTTCGAAAGCAATCCTGACAATCCGATCCTGACTCACCGGAGTTCGGGAAGTTCCATCCAGGCAACGGGCCATGCGGATCTCGTCCAACTGGAGGATGGAAGCTGGTGGGCCGTTTTCCTGGGGATTCGCCCCGTATCCGTTCCGTTTAGCGGGCGGCACCACCATTTGGGACGTGAGACCTTCCTAGCCCCGGTTACTTGGTCCGCGGACGGATGGCCGGTGATCGGGCAGGGCGGCAGGATTGCCGAGAAGATGGATGCTGGAACGCTTCCGCTTGTAGTCGATGAGACGCCTACGCCTGACGTTGATGATTTTAATTCCAACCGGTTGCAGTTGGAGTGGAACTTCTTAAGAAATCCGCAGGACGCGGACTGGTCCCTGGAAGAAAGACCGGGTTGGCTGACTCTTCGCGGCTCTGCCGTGACCTTGAATGATATCGGTTCTCCGGCGTTTATAGGACGGAGACAGCAGCATTTTCGATGCAGCGTTTCTACGCTTATGTCATTTGAACCCGTAGAGGAAGGCGAAGAAGCTGGGCTTACGGTGTATATGAATGAGAGGTTCCATTATGAGATAGCGCTTACCTGTGGAGCAAATGGAAGACGTCAAGTGATCCTTCGCAGGCGAATCGGGTCGCTCTGGAAAGTGGAGATGGAAGAAGAGTTTGAAGGCTCTGACATCATCCTCGGTTTGGAAGCGGATCCAGCTAAATACTCGTTCTATTACTCCTCCCCGAATGGGGAGCGAAAACCATTTGGGTCTGGTGAGTGCGCGTTGCTCTCGACCGAAGTGGCTGGCGGATTTACGGGCGTGTACTTTGGTCTGTATGCAACAGGTAACGGCAAATCGTGTACGGTTCCCGCAGCTTTCGATTGGTTTCAATATACGCCTACTATGTGA